One Candidatus Polarisedimenticolaceae bacterium DNA segment encodes these proteins:
- a CDS encoding superinfection immunity protein, whose product MATIGHGEFLLLLFALFIYPLPSWIALRRRHPSRGKITTLNLLGGWTVIGWFAALGWAVWPVD is encoded by the coding sequence TTGGCGACGATCGGCCACGGTGAGTTTCTGCTCCTCCTGTTCGCCCTGTTCATCTACCCGCTGCCGTCCTGGATCGCGCTTCGTCGCCGGCATCCCTCCCGAGGGAAGATCACGACCCTCAACCTCCTCGGCGGGTGGACGGTGATCGGCTGGTTCGCGGCGCTCGGTTGGGCCGTTTGGCCCGTGGACTAG
- a CDS encoding HAD family phosphatase, with amino-acid sequence MTARIRAVAFDLDGVLLDTETINVRAAFEAFAAAGAPLRPEDAAEIVGRHPVDYGPVLARRRGLREEALPGLQLEQGARYSEIWRRDAVLLPGAREAIEAARGRGLPTALATSSGRAGVEEALTKFDLREAFDVVLTKDDVTRRKPDPEIYLRAAERLGVTPPSLLVLEDSEFGVRAALEAGTYCIAVASPYTPAASVAGAHARVETLGQLERWFEEGRFG; translated from the coding sequence ATGACCGCGCGCATCCGTGCCGTCGCCTTCGACCTCGACGGCGTGTTGCTCGACACCGAGACCATCAACGTCCGGGCGGCCTTCGAGGCGTTCGCCGCCGCGGGGGCCCCGCTCCGCCCCGAGGATGCCGCCGAGATCGTCGGCCGGCACCCGGTGGACTACGGCCCCGTCCTCGCGCGACGGCGCGGGCTTCGCGAGGAGGCGCTCCCGGGATTGCAGCTCGAGCAGGGGGCGCGCTACTCGGAGATCTGGCGGCGGGATGCCGTCCTGCTCCCCGGAGCGCGGGAGGCGATCGAGGCCGCACGCGGGCGCGGGTTGCCGACGGCGCTCGCGACGAGCTCCGGCCGCGCCGGGGTCGAGGAAGCGTTGACGAAGTTCGACCTGCGCGAGGCCTTCGACGTCGTGCTCACCAAGGACGACGTCACGCGGCGCAAGCCCGACCCCGAGATCTACCTGCGCGCGGCGGAGCGCCTCGGGGTGACCCCGCCCTCGCTGCTCGTTCTCGAGGACTCGGAGTTCGGCGTCCGGGCGGCGCTCGAGGCCGGGACGTATTGCATCGCGGTGGCGTCGCCCTACACCCCCGCCGCGTCGGTCGCGGGGGCGCACGCGCGCGTGGAGACGCTCGGGCAGCTCGAGCGGTGGTTCGAGGAAGGGAGGTTCGGATGA
- a CDS encoding IgA Peptidase M64, whose product MILAGFVLAAAVAGFDADFEMRTMRVDYFHTGGPKGEIVALDRVVADGAWAGSRTRLLDPLNLGTYYFEVRDPETQRVVYSRGFASLYGEWEVTDEPKTMSRTFHESLRFPWPKRPVQVVLKRRDAEGLFRDVWTTSIDPSSRFVNAADLAPKGAVWTVFENGPATEKVDLLVLGEGYTSSELPKFHADVKRLVGALFAVEPFKSRKGDFNVRAIDLPSESSGVNRPHVGKFRRTPVSAEYNIFDSERYLLTWDNRALRDALSAAPYEFIEIVVNEKQYGGGGIYNFQATASSDTAFATYVFIHEFGHHFAGLADEYYMSPVAYNESPADGPEPWEPNVTRLKDPAKLKWKDLVESATPVPTPWDKEAYETKAKAFLAKRMELIRRQAPEAEFDALFREQQGIDTPMLSSMKFSGKVGAFEGANYEGKGFYRPQTDCIMFTRDEVGFCKVCSRAIERVIDQYSLN is encoded by the coding sequence ATGATCCTCGCAGGATTCGTGCTTGCGGCGGCGGTCGCCGGGTTCGACGCCGACTTCGAGATGCGCACGATGCGCGTCGACTACTTCCACACGGGAGGGCCGAAGGGGGAGATCGTCGCGCTCGACCGCGTCGTCGCCGACGGCGCGTGGGCGGGAAGCCGAACGCGCCTGCTCGATCCCCTGAACCTCGGCACCTATTACTTCGAGGTGCGCGACCCCGAGACCCAGCGGGTCGTCTATTCGCGCGGGTTCGCGTCGCTGTACGGGGAGTGGGAGGTCACCGACGAGCCGAAGACGATGTCGCGGACCTTCCACGAGTCGCTGCGTTTCCCGTGGCCGAAGCGCCCGGTACAGGTCGTGCTGAAGCGGCGGGACGCCGAGGGGCTCTTCCGCGACGTGTGGACGACCTCGATCGACCCGTCGTCGCGATTCGTGAACGCGGCCGACCTCGCGCCCAAGGGGGCGGTCTGGACCGTCTTCGAGAACGGCCCCGCGACCGAGAAAGTCGACCTGCTCGTCCTGGGCGAGGGGTACACCTCCTCGGAGCTGCCGAAGTTCCACGCCGACGTGAAGCGGCTCGTCGGCGCGTTGTTCGCCGTGGAGCCGTTCAAGTCGCGCAAGGGCGACTTCAACGTCCGCGCGATCGACCTCCCGTCGGAGTCGTCGGGGGTGAACCGTCCGCACGTCGGGAAGTTCCGCCGCACGCCGGTCTCCGCCGAGTACAACATCTTCGACTCCGAGCGGTACCTGCTCACGTGGGACAACCGCGCCCTGCGGGACGCGTTGTCGGCGGCGCCGTACGAGTTCATCGAGATCGTCGTCAACGAGAAGCAATACGGCGGCGGCGGCATCTACAACTTCCAGGCGACCGCGTCGTCCGACACGGCGTTCGCGACGTACGTCTTCATCCACGAGTTCGGGCACCACTTCGCCGGTCTCGCCGACGAGTACTACATGTCGCCGGTCGCCTACAACGAATCCCCGGCCGACGGCCCCGAACCGTGGGAGCCGAACGTCACCCGGCTGAAGGACCCCGCGAAGCTCAAGTGGAAAGACCTCGTCGAGTCCGCGACGCCGGTCCCGACCCCTTGGGACAAGGAAGCCTACGAGACGAAGGCGAAGGCGTTCCTCGCCAAGCGCATGGAGCTGATCCGGCGTCAGGCCCCCGAGGCGGAGTTCGACGCCCTGTTTCGCGAGCAGCAGGGGATCGACACGCCGATGCTCTCGTCGATGAAGTTCTCGGGGAAGGTCGGCGCGTTCGAGGGGGCCAACTACGAAGGGAAGGGGTTCTACCGTCCGCAGACCGACTGCATCATGTTCACCCGCGACGAGGTCGGGTTCTGCAAGGTCTGCTCGCGCGCGATCGAGCGGGTCATCGACCAGTACTCGCTTAACTAG
- a CDS encoding mercuric reductase — protein sequence MSERYDALIIGTGQAGKPLARDLAAAGWKVAIVEKGAVGGTCINTGCTPTKTMVASARVAHLARNGATWGVQSGDVAVDLPAVVRRKREVVSSFREGSRRRLVSTEGVTLIEGAASFVGPRRMRVGDRLLESERIFLNTGTRAAKPDLPGLDAIPWMDHVGILELETLPDHLVILGGGVIGVEFAQMFRRFGSRVTLVHRGAHLLAREDEDVAEAMAAILREDGVDVRLGVKTDAFRIGDLGGSHLLVAVGRTPNTDALNLAVAGVETDARGYLRVNDRLETNVPGIWALGDVNGGPQFTHVAYDDYRIVARNLLGDGKGSTTDRLVPWTVFTDPQLGRIGLTEAQARAEGRRYRVAKMPMDYVARALEMGESRGFMKALVELETDRILGAAVLGIEGGEIATMLQLAMMGGLTARQLHDAVFPHPGFAEALNNLFA from the coding sequence GTGAGCGAACGCTACGACGCGCTGATCATCGGAACCGGGCAGGCGGGGAAACCCCTCGCGCGCGATCTCGCGGCCGCGGGGTGGAAGGTCGCGATCGTCGAGAAAGGCGCGGTCGGCGGGACGTGCATCAACACCGGGTGCACGCCGACGAAGACGATGGTCGCCTCGGCGCGCGTCGCCCATCTCGCCCGGAACGGAGCGACGTGGGGCGTGCAGTCCGGCGACGTGGCCGTCGACCTTCCCGCGGTGGTGCGACGTAAGCGCGAGGTGGTGTCGAGCTTTCGCGAGGGGAGCCGGCGGCGACTCGTCTCGACCGAGGGCGTCACGCTGATCGAGGGGGCTGCGTCGTTCGTCGGTCCGCGTCGGATGCGGGTCGGGGATCGGCTGCTCGAATCGGAGCGGATCTTCCTCAACACCGGAACGCGCGCGGCGAAACCCGACCTTCCGGGACTCGACGCGATCCCGTGGATGGACCACGTCGGGATCCTCGAGCTCGAGACCCTGCCCGATCATCTCGTGATTCTCGGCGGCGGGGTGATCGGAGTCGAGTTCGCGCAGATGTTCCGCCGGTTCGGAAGCCGCGTGACCCTCGTGCATCGAGGGGCGCACCTGCTCGCCCGCGAGGACGAGGACGTCGCCGAGGCGATGGCGGCGATCCTGCGCGAGGACGGCGTCGACGTGCGGCTCGGCGTGAAGACCGACGCGTTTCGGATCGGTGATCTCGGAGGGTCGCACCTCCTCGTCGCCGTCGGGAGGACGCCGAACACCGACGCGTTGAACCTCGCGGTCGCGGGGGTCGAGACCGATGCCCGGGGTTACCTGCGCGTCAACGACCGGCTGGAGACGAACGTCCCCGGGATCTGGGCGCTGGGGGACGTGAACGGCGGGCCGCAGTTCACCCACGTCGCGTACGACGACTACCGGATCGTCGCGCGGAATCTTCTCGGCGACGGGAAGGGATCGACGACGGACCGGCTCGTCCCGTGGACCGTCTTCACCGACCCGCAGCTCGGGCGCATCGGGCTCACCGAGGCGCAGGCGCGAGCGGAGGGGCGACGGTACCGCGTCGCGAAGATGCCGATGGACTACGTCGCCCGCGCCCTGGAGATGGGGGAGAGCCGCGGCTTCATGAAGGCGCTCGTCGAGCTCGAGACCGACCGGATCCTCGGCGCCGCGGTTCTCGGGATCGAGGGGGGCGAGATCGCGACCATGCTCCAGCTCGCGATGATGGGCGGGCTCACTGCCCGCCAGCTGCACGACGCGGTCTTCCCGCACCCCGGGTTCGCCGAGGCCCTGAACAACCTGTTCGCTTAA